TTCTCCATTATTGTTCTGGATATTGACCGCTTCAAGTCCATCAATGATACATTCGGGCATCATGCTGGGGATGAAGTGCTGAAACACATTGCCAATATCATTCAATTGTCTGTTCGCCCAGAAGATGTCTGCGCCCGGTTTGGTGGAGAGGAATTTGTAGTCTTGTTAAGAAATTCCGAGTCTAACGTGGCTTTTGAGATTGCTGAACGTATCCGAATAACGGTCGAAGAAAGCATATTGCCTATAGATCGTTCCGTCACCATCTCGGCTGGAATTGCTGAATATCCGAAGCACTCCACAACATCCACAGAACTGTTTCACTTGGCGGATAATGCACTGTATCAAGCGAAGGAAGAGGGGCGTAACCGTACGGTTACGATCCAGACGGTTATTAAATAAGCAAACAAAGAAGCTGTTCCCTAAAAATAAGGGGCAGCTTCTTTTGTTTTCTATACCTCTTGTGAGGATCTGGCCAGAACCTCATTGGTATACGTTTCTCCCCAATCTCGCATGCTGAAGATGATCGGCCGTAATGTTTCACCAAATGGTGTGAGGGAATACTCCACTTTAGGTGGGATCTGGGGGTATATTTCACGATGAACAATTCCGCTACTTTCCAACTCTCGAAGTTGCAGGGTGAGCATACGCTGGGTAATGTCAGGAAACAATTTTCGGAGCTCGTTAAATCTCAAAGGACCAGAGAATAAATGATACAAAATGGCACCTTTCCATTTGCCTCCGATCACGCTAAGGGTAACTTCCACGGAACAGCCGTATGGCGTTGGACATGGCTTGATTGCATCCTTTTTCATTATAAGTGCACCTCCACTTTACGGTGATAATCTATGGTATCTATTTGGGTGATTACATTACATAAAGTACGTATAGTTCATGAAAGAGCATATCACTTATTATGCATATTATAAACCCTAATCCTAGGCGCAGACAGTTGTGATGATGTCTGTAAGAAAAAAGAGCCCCAGTTTCGTCTTGCGAAACATGGAGGCTCCATAAATGGGATGAATTTTGTACACTATATCAGGGCATCGAGGGAATATGCACCGGCTCCAGCGAGAGCAACACCAGCTAATGATCCTATTATCACAAGGTTATATTCGAATCCTCCGTTCAGATTCCATAGACCTTTATCTGCGTGAACCTTGGCTATGGCTACAACCATCGGAAGCATGAGTAGAATGGCTCCGACGATAATCCATAGACCGACTCCAAACAGGAATCCACCAATCAATTCAGCAAGTCCGGCGCACACGGCCAAGGCTCTAGCGGGTTTCAGGCCAATCGCTCCGAAAAATTTAGCTGTCCCTGATACACCCTCACCACCAAACCAACCAAACAGTTTCTTGCATGCATGTCCGATCATAATAAAACCGATAACGAGACGAATGATAAGTAAACCCGTGTCCAACATGAGATGATTTCCTCTTCTCTGGATGTATAAAGTATAATAATGAGCGTATATACGCTACTTCAGTGACGATAGAATGGAGTCACATAGAGCCATCGTTGCAATATTATCCTTGGCGCTGGAATGTGGGACTGTTTGGTTCTGGCAACAGGCGATGAAGTGCGCCATCTCACCAACAAAACCACGTAGATAAAGGTCGCGATAAGCTCCTGACATGGGAGATCCGGAAGGTGTGTATACAGTATCTTGCTCCTCGAGAGATTTCCAGGGAACGCTGGTGGAGCTTCGGGATTGATGAACAGTAAGTGTGTTGATCTCTTCAGCTGACGCAAATCCATTGTCGAAGGTGACGAGCACACTTTCACTCTCACGTGACCAGGCACTCATGCCGGTAAAATAAGCACTGCCTACCACGTTATTCTCAAATACAAAGGAAATGCTCTGATTAATATGTTCCCCATCCTTCACGGTTGTGCCTGTAACTCGTATAGCTTCTCCGAATAAGTAGCGCATCAGATCGACCATATGAATGGCAGCGAGCTTCATGAACTGTTCCTCATCCTTGCAGAATGGGGTACTGTCTACAGCGAATTTCATCTGGAATGAACGCACTTTACCTAGCGAACCCCCATCAATGAGCTCTTTTAGCTTCATGTATACCGGAGCATAACGTTTCATAAAACCGACCATGACAACGACGCCAGCCTGCTCGGCAGCTTCTGCTACAGTGGAGGCTTCCGCAGCGTTCCATCCAAGCGGCTTGTCCACGTATACATTTTTGCCAGCCCGAATGCATTCAAGGACAAGAGCAGTCTGATCCATAGGCTGGGCGACCACAACGACTCCGTCACAAGTTTCCTGCTGTAACATAAGCTGAGCGTTAACATACGCTTTGCCATTGCTGCCAAATTTCAGCAGAGCTGTTTCTGATCGTTCCATACTGCGAGTGGCAATGGCCTGGATCTGCGCTCCGCTTTCAACGACAGAAGGATATATATTCGTGGATGCATGAAACCCGGCACCGATAAAGCACAGATGGGTTGTTTTCAAAATGGGATCTCTCCTTCATTGTATCATTCGTATTGGTGGTTTATTTGCTTAATGATACGATAGGGGGTTTGGTGTTGATAAAAAAGGACATATGTCCTATTTCTGAATGGATAAAAAGAAGTTGCAATTTTATTTTGCAGCATGTATACTCTGAATTACGGTAAAACAAGGAATTGCTTCACCGGAACACTTTTCATCGATGGATGAGGAGATACATATTATGCGGTCGTGGCGGAATTGGCAGACGCGCACGGTTCAGGTCCGTGTGGGCTAACCCCCCGTGGAGGTTCGAGTCCTCTCGACCGCATCAAATCAAAGAAAGGTTCGTGAGTTGCTCTAATGCAATTCACGAACCTTTCTTTATTTTTACTATATTATTGTGAATCAAGTATTTTGCTGCTGGCATCTAATACTGCCGCTGCCGCAAAATGACTGCCATGATGAGTCCGGTGATAGCTCCTGCTATTCCGAACAGTGTAACACTGGCAATAACTTCAACCGACTGGAGACGAAACAAAAAAGCGATACCACTGCCTAAGGTGGTTCCGGCGAGAAATCCGAGCGAAATTCCTAATTCTTTGGTTAATTTCATTGTGTCACCTACTTGGAAATGTGAGATATGGATTTGCAAATATGGGGTACAGGAAGTAAAGTGTGATCAGGAAAATCATCACATTTTATTTCCTTTTTTATCTTGTGGTATTAACCGGTTAATTATGCATGATATCTCATATGGGAGGGTAAGAGCGAATGAATATGAACGAACGAATTGCAGCATGGAATGAGGAAGCACAGCAGTGCGCTTGCGGTCATCAACACCGAATGGTAGATATGCTCATTCATCTGGAAGCTGGGGCCATTCAGAGGCTACCGGGCTATTTGTCTGAACAAGGGTACCATCATGTGACGGTTGTTTATGATCGACATACGTTTCGGGCTGCTGGATCTGATGTGCTGAACAGTATTCGAGAAGCGGGAATGCATGTGGATGAGATCGCTCTGCCGGAGAATCGTACGGGTGATATTATTGCGGATGAAGCAGCTATCGTGCAGGTCATGTTGGGTGTGAAATTGGAAAGTCAGGCTATCATTGCGGTGGGCTCAGGTACCATTCATGATCTGGTGCGATTTGTATGTTCCAAAATGAACAAGCCCTTTCTGTCGATACCGACAGCGGCTTCAGTGGACGGGTTTACCTCTGCAGGTGCACCCTTAATTGTAAGCGGCATCAAACAGACCTTTCAGGCTGTTCCGCCTGAGGCCATCTTTGCGGATATGAATATCCTGGAGCAAGCCCCCCAAGAGATGACGGCTGCTGGATTCGGAGATATGCTTGGCAAATATACTTCCCTTGCAGACTGGATTGTTTCTCGTGAGCTGGGAGGAGAACCGTTCTGTCCGGTCGCTTATCGAATGACAGAAGAAGCGCTGAATTCCTGCATTGATCATGTACAAGCTATTGCGGAGGGGCGGGCAGAGGGAGTAGCTGTATTAATGGACGCATTAATTGTTTCTGGTATCTCCATGCTGATCATTGACCATTCCCGTCCGGCATCCGGAGGTGAACATCACCTGTCCCACATCTTGGAGATGGATCTCATGCAAGCGGGAGAAAGACCGGTTCTGCATGGTGCCAAAGTTGGCGTAGCCTGTGCATTGCTTACGGTGAAATATAAAGAACTTGCACAGACATCGGATGAACCAGTGTTTAGAATATATAACCAATTGCCGGAGGCTTCTCAGCTCATCGCATGGTTGGAGCAAGTAGGTGGACCTGTGACTACTGAACAGCTTGGTGTAACCCCGGAGATGGTGGAACATGCCTTTACCACCGCGCATACACTTCGTCCTCGATATACCGGATTGAAATACATCAATGAAGTGTTAAACACGAGGTAAAGGTGACTTTTAAGGAGGTTCGGTCTCCAAGATTGTGTAAACTTAGCTTCTAGAGCGCTAAAATGGCCTTGATTGGGATTAGAAAGTAGAGAAGGGGGATTTACCTGACGTTGTTGACGGAAGAGCCAGGAGGCTGTTTCAAGGTCGGGAGAGAAGAGGGATATGTTTCATTTTAAAAAGGCTCTGGCCTCCTGGAAGGAGATCAGAGCCTTTTGGCTGTTCGCTTATTTAGTTGTTGCGACGATCTTTCAAGATGACATCTGCGAACAAAATAGTTTTTGGGATGCGGAAAAATTGCTCCGCTTGTTCCTGAAACGCAGCGGAAGGCAGTGTTCCCTGATGCAGCCATTTGCGGAAAGTGCCGGGATGAACCCCGATCCAGTGGCTGACATCTGTCACCGACAAATCATGGACCATACACAAGCCTGTCAAAATACGGTTACTAACCGGAGAACGGGTGACCGTACGCTTCATGAAGCGAGATGACTCGGGTTGACATATGACAGGGCTATTACGCACAACTTCCTCATTAAAGAGAATGTGGCGGGGATAGCCGAGTAATTGGCATGTCTTGTCCAAATTGGTACTGCCGGGTATCCGTCCTTCATATACCCACGCACTGACACTGCGTGAAGAGATGGAGAGGTCTTCTGCGAGCTGGGACAATTTGATATCATTGGCCATCAGCACGGCAAGAAGAACACGATTACGGATTTGACAGCGTGTCGGTTTTCGGAATCGTTTAACACGGACGCCTTTTCCCAAGTATTTACGGTTGATCAGAGACCACGCCTGGATGGAATGTTGTTCTGGTTGATTAGGCATATTTCCTCCGATTTTTTTTAACCAAATACTACAATAAACAACGGGGTACTTTCAAGTGCCGGGTTTACCTGTTTCAAATGCGTCAATGCGTCAATTCCTGATAAAGAGGGAACTACGAACTAGACCATACGCAATTCACATCCTAGTATATTCCTAGATTACAATGTTTCACTAAAAATGAGGGGGCAAAATGAGCAGGATTAAAGATAATATAGTTCTAATTACTTATTATTAGGTCTAAAGAACTTTTATCTATTTTTTGTTGATATGATGCGGTTTATTTCCCTGAATTCCCCAAAAAATATTGAATGTGCTTCAACGTATCCGGTAGAAGGTGTGCACAAATCTGAAAGATAAATCCGCAGGTTCAGCATGACATGTGACCTGTCAAATCTCTTACTTTTACATATATTGTAGGGTACTCAAGTGAAGGGAGAGGTGAGGAACGTGAATCTGTCTGTGAATACCTTTGCTGCCATCTCGGGAGCAATTGTTACGTTTGCTTTTGGTGGATGGGATCAATTGCTGAGCCTGCTCGCGGTCGCGATGGCTGTGGATTATATAACAGGTTTGGCAGCGGCGGTAAGAACGGGTACCGGGTTGAATAGCAACATTGGCTTCTGGGGGCTTGCTCGCAAAGGGCTCATGCTGACCGTTGTTCTGCTTGCTCACCGAATTGACCTGATCATGGGAACCGATATTATCAAGGGAGGGGCTATTTATTTCTACCTCGTCAATGAACTGATCTCGATAACTGAAAACTATGCGAGAATCGGCCTTCCATTGCCCGGAAAGCTCAGACAGGCTATAGCAGTGTTGAAGAAACAGGACGATCAGGAGTATTTGCCGGATCGGGAATGGTCAATTCCACCAAGCGAGGATAGCCGCCAACAGCAGGCTGAAACAGGACAAACTTCGCAGGATGAATCCGCGAAAAAGGTGGAAGATGGTTCCCAAGAAAAATCCGAACCGAAAAGAGATGGTTCGGGTTAGTTTTTCTTTTCAAGAGAACGTTTCCAAGTATCCTTTCGTAATAGAGAACGTTATGATATATTTTGGATACACGAAAATTCATTCATTTCTACTACTATTATATTAAACGAGGTGCTTGATCAGATGATAAAACATATTGTCCTGTTCAAAATGAAAGATCGCTCAGCAGAAAGTATTGAAGCTGCTGCCCAGGTGCTTCGTAACCTGGACGGTAAAATTGATGTTCTGGTTTCACTTGAAATCGGGATTGATGTGCTTCGCTCGGAGAGATCGTTCGACATTTCACTCACGGCTGAGTTTGCGTCACTGGAGGATCTTCAGGCGTATCAGGTACACCCGCTTCATCAGGAAGTAATCAAGTACATGAATGAAGTCAGAGAACAGTCGATTGCAGTGGACTACGAGTTCTGATCTGTTATTCAAACTACGTTGAGATAAAGGGGACTCTGCATGAGCGATTTAAGAGACGTTATGGAATTTCTATATATTTTTGTTGTGTTTCTAATCGCTTGTCCTGTGATGATATTCTGGCTTAAGCGAAGAGGGAAACGGAACCGATAACTCACTGAACGGGAAGTGAACGAATGTATTATGTGAACAGAGAACAGATTGCCCGCCGGCTTGCTGCTGTACCGGAAGTAGCTGAAGGACTTCGCCGGACAGCACAGGCTTGGGATGGCAGTCTCATGCTGGGGATGGTTCAGGAGCGGTGTCTTCACCTGGCGATCGAGATTGTTACCGATGTGGGAAGTTATCTGATTGACGGCTTCATCATGAGAGATGCGAGCAGCTATGATGATATTATTCAGATTAATTATGAAGAAAAGGTTTTTGACCATTCGACCTATGAGATCTTGCGTCAGCTTGTCACGTTACGCAAACCACTGGTGCAGGATTATTACAGTTGGGAGCGTTCTGAGCTCCATCCGCTTAGCGTAGAGTTGCCGAGCATACTTGAACATTTTACGACACAGGTTAGCGCATACGTGGAAACAGAACTTGGTCCTTTCAATGCGGCACAAGCCGAGGGACAGCGTAAGGAATGAGGGAAATCGCATGACAAATGAATCAAAAGAATTCAATGAAGTAAATACTGAAAGTAATGAACCGAATGAAACGCCTTCCGGATTCCATCCGGTGTATATGGTTGAACTCTTGTTCCGGGAACGTCCGGAGGTGGATCGCCTGCGTTTGCAGGAAGCGATGATTCTTCATACAGGACAAGTCCGACTGGATGTGAAACAAGGAAGTGGAGAGCAAGAGCATGAGATGTTGGTCTTCTATCATCTGGACCATAAGGTATCCTTTCAGGAAGGGGATATCCCTGCTCAAACCTGCATGCTTCCTGTGAATGAAATCGCAGATCGTGCACGCTTTGGCGGGGCTGTGCAACAAGCATGGCATTGGCCCGAAGTGGGACAAGTTGTAGAAGCTTCGCGTTACTCCATTCGGATACATGATATGTTCACGGCTGCAATGCCTCGTAAACAGCGTTTGGAGCTGTTTCAGAAGACTGTACTGGCAATCATGGAGAGTTTGACCTGTGATGCGCTGTATTGGTATGGCAGTGATAAGCTGGTTGAACCGGAAGCATATACGCAAGCCCAGGAACGTGAGGAACATCTGTATGCAGCCATGAACGTTCGAATGTATCAGGCCGGAGGTACGGAGGAACAGCGCGGGTTGGTCATGGATACCGTAGGATTGTCTGCGCTCGGTGTTCCTGATGTACAGTGTCACTTCGTTGGTCTTGATCCAGATACGGTGGCTCAGACCTTACTGGGTGCAGCGTATTACATATTTGATCAGGGAGATGTCCTGCAAGATGGACAGACGCTGGGTTCTTCAGGTGGACGTCGTTGGCGTTGTGAACATCAGGCGGCATTAGTTGCACCAGGACGATATGTCATTGATTTGGACCCGGGGGATGAGCATGCGGCGGCTGATCTCGAGCCGGCTCGTCAGAATTGAGTTTAAGCCAAGACATTCTGCAGCCATTCAAAAAGGGCGTTCAGATTATTTTTAACATCTGGAGTGTCAAGCCAAGCCTGTGCTGCTTATAATGCATCAACAGAGTAGGCATTCGCCCGGATGGCTGAGCGGCAGACCGTTGCTTCTGATCCGGTACTTAAACCATAGTAAAGGGAGAGATGTGACGTGAAGGATTCTAACAAAAGTTTGTTGTGGGGAGCTCTTATTGGCTCCGTGGTAGGTTCTGTAACAGCATTATTGCTGGCACCGAAATCGGGACGTGAACTTCGTCAGGATATTACAGAAGGTGCTCGTCAGGTATCGGAGAAAGGTCAGGAACTGGCTGGTATCGTGG
The window above is part of the Paenibacillus sp. 1781tsa1 genome. Proteins encoded here:
- a CDS encoding DoxX family protein encodes the protein MLDTGLLIIRLVIGFIMIGHACKKLFGWFGGEGVSGTAKFFGAIGLKPARALAVCAGLAELIGGFLFGVGLWIIVGAILLMLPMVVAIAKVHADKGLWNLNGGFEYNLVIIGSLAGVALAGAGAYSLDALI
- a CDS encoding helix-turn-helix transcriptional regulator, whose protein sequence is MPNQPEQHSIQAWSLINRKYLGKGVRVKRFRKPTRCQIRNRVLLAVLMANDIKLSQLAEDLSISSRSVSAWVYEGRIPGSTNLDKTCQLLGYPRHILFNEEVVRNSPVICQPESSRFMKRTVTRSPVSNRILTGLCMVHDLSVTDVSHWIGVHPGTFRKWLHQGTLPSAAFQEQAEQFFRIPKTILFADVILKDRRNN
- a CDS encoding helix-turn-helix domain-containing protein translates to MKKDAIKPCPTPYGCSVEVTLSVIGGKWKGAILYHLFSGPLRFNELRKLFPDITQRMLTLQLRELESSGIVHREIYPQIPPKVEYSLTPFGETLRPIIFSMRDWGETYTNEVLARSSQEV
- a CDS encoding DUF4261 domain-containing protein, with the translated sequence MTNESKEFNEVNTESNEPNETPSGFHPVYMVELLFRERPEVDRLRLQEAMILHTGQVRLDVKQGSGEQEHEMLVFYHLDHKVSFQEGDIPAQTCMLPVNEIADRARFGGAVQQAWHWPEVGQVVEASRYSIRIHDMFTAAMPRKQRLELFQKTVLAIMESLTCDALYWYGSDKLVEPEAYTQAQEREEHLYAAMNVRMYQAGGTEEQRGLVMDTVGLSALGVPDVQCHFVGLDPDTVAQTLLGAAYYIFDQGDVLQDGQTLGSSGGRRWRCEHQAALVAPGRYVIDLDPGDEHAAADLEPARQN
- a CDS encoding Gfo/Idh/MocA family protein; translated protein: MKTTHLCFIGAGFHASTNIYPSVVESGAQIQAIATRSMERSETALLKFGSNGKAYVNAQLMLQQETCDGVVVVAQPMDQTALVLECIRAGKNVYVDKPLGWNAAEASTVAEAAEQAGVVVMVGFMKRYAPVYMKLKELIDGGSLGKVRSFQMKFAVDSTPFCKDEEQFMKLAAIHMVDLMRYLFGEAIRVTGTTVKDGEHINQSISFVFENNVVGSAYFTGMSAWSRESESVLVTFDNGFASAEEINTLTVHQSRSSTSVPWKSLEEQDTVYTPSGSPMSGAYRDLYLRGFVGEMAHFIACCQNQTVPHSSAKDNIATMALCDSILSSLK
- a CDS encoding Dabb family protein, with translation MIKHIVLFKMKDRSAESIEAAAQVLRNLDGKIDVLVSLEIGIDVLRSERSFDISLTAEFASLEDLQAYQVHPLHQEVIKYMNEVREQSIAVDYEF
- a CDS encoding sn-glycerol-1-phosphate dehydrogenase is translated as MNMNERIAAWNEEAQQCACGHQHRMVDMLIHLEAGAIQRLPGYLSEQGYHHVTVVYDRHTFRAAGSDVLNSIREAGMHVDEIALPENRTGDIIADEAAIVQVMLGVKLESQAIIAVGSGTIHDLVRFVCSKMNKPFLSIPTAASVDGFTSAGAPLIVSGIKQTFQAVPPEAIFADMNILEQAPQEMTAAGFGDMLGKYTSLADWIVSRELGGEPFCPVAYRMTEEALNSCIDHVQAIAEGRAEGVAVLMDALIVSGISMLIIDHSRPASGGEHHLSHILEMDLMQAGERPVLHGAKVGVACALLTVKYKELAQTSDEPVFRIYNQLPEASQLIAWLEQVGGPVTTEQLGVTPEMVEHAFTTAHTLRPRYTGLKYINEVLNTR
- a CDS encoding DUF86 domain-containing protein, with protein sequence MYYVNREQIARRLAAVPEVAEGLRRTAQAWDGSLMLGMVQERCLHLAIEIVTDVGSYLIDGFIMRDASSYDDIIQINYEEKVFDHSTYEILRQLVTLRKPLVQDYYSWERSELHPLSVELPSILEHFTTQVSAYVETELGPFNAAQAEGQRKE